In one Lachnospiraceae bacterium GAM79 genomic region, the following are encoded:
- the atpC gene encoding ATP synthase F1 subunit epsilon → MNTFYLRVISSNKVFFDDKVTKFVLPLEDGEMAVLPHHENMIIATSIGEIRIDTPDGKKILGVVGEGFAQIVNNRVTMLVDSAERPEDIDRVRAEQALERAKERLRQKESLKEYKQTEASLSRALMRLKVTGRDL, encoded by the coding sequence ATGAATACATTTTACCTGAGAGTCATATCAAGTAATAAAGTATTTTTTGATGATAAGGTTACGAAGTTTGTATTGCCTTTGGAAGATGGTGAGATGGCAGTCCTTCCTCACCATGAGAATATGATCATTGCAACCAGTATCGGGGAGATCCGAATTGATACACCGGATGGAAAGAAGATCCTTGGTGTTGTCGGGGAAGGATTTGCCCAGATCGTAAATAACCGTGTAACGATGCTGGTGGATTCTGCAGAGCGTCCGGAGGATATCGACAGAGTCCGTGCTGAACAGGCACTTGAACGTGCGAAAGAGCGTTTGAGGCAGAAGGAAAGTCTGAAAGAGTACAAACAGACAGAAGCATCTCTTTCCAGAGCGTTAATGCGATTAAAGGTAACGGGTAGAGATTTATAA
- a CDS encoding aminotransferase: MKKYKDMSKDELLTLKAALLEEYKEEQAKGLSLNMARGKPGFSQLALSMGMLDEINSSSDMRTLLGNDTRNYGDLDGIGECRQLMADMMEVKKENIIVYGNSSLNVMYDTVSRSMTHGVNGSTPWCKLDKVKFLCPVPGYDRHFKITEFFGIEMINIPLLEDGPDMDLVEKYVNNDPAVKGIWCVPKYSNPTGIVYSDEVVRRFAALKPAAEDFRIYWDNAYCIHHLYKDKQAKILNIIDECEKAGNPDMVYMFGSTSKITFPGSGVAALATSPRNVEFIKKQLTVQTIGHDKINQLRHTRFFKNIDGIKAHMEKHADILRPKFEAVLNEFDKELAGLEIGSWIRPVGGYFISFDALEGCAKKIVAMCKDAGVVLTGAGATYPYGKDPKDSNIRIAPSFPSVEEMEAASKIFVLCVKLVSIDKYLGEE, from the coding sequence ATGAAGAAATACAAAGATATGAGTAAAGATGAATTATTGACTTTAAAAGCCGCTCTTTTGGAGGAGTATAAGGAAGAACAGGCAAAAGGTCTGAGTCTGAACATGGCAAGAGGTAAGCCTGGATTCTCACAGCTTGCATTGTCGATGGGAATGTTGGATGAGATCAATAGTTCTTCGGATATGAGAACTTTGTTAGGAAACGATACCAGAAACTATGGTGATCTGGATGGTATCGGTGAGTGCCGTCAGCTTATGGCAGATATGATGGAAGTTAAGAAAGAGAATATCATCGTATATGGTAACTCCAGCTTAAATGTAATGTATGATACAGTATCCCGTTCCATGACACATGGTGTAAATGGTTCTACTCCATGGTGTAAGCTGGACAAGGTGAAGTTCCTTTGTCCTGTACCGGGATATGACAGACATTTCAAGATCACAGAATTCTTCGGAATTGAAATGATCAATATTCCTTTATTAGAGGATGGTCCGGACATGGATCTTGTAGAGAAATATGTAAATAACGATCCTGCAGTAAAGGGAATCTGGTGTGTACCAAAGTATTCAAATCCAACAGGAATCGTTTATTCAGATGAAGTAGTAAGACGTTTTGCAGCATTAAAGCCTGCAGCAGAAGACTTCAGAATCTACTGGGATAACGCATACTGCATCCATCATTTATATAAGGACAAGCAGGCAAAGATTTTAAATATCATAGATGAATGTGAGAAAGCCGGAAATCCGGATATGGTATACATGTTTGGCTCTACTTCCAAGATTACATTCCCTGGCTCCGGTGTAGCAGCACTTGCAACATCTCCGAGAAATGTTGAATTTATCAAGAAGCAGCTTACTGTTCAGACAATCGGACATGATAAGATCAACCAGCTTCGTCATACAAGATTCTTTAAGAATATCGATGGCATAAAGGCTCATATGGAGAAGCATGCAGATATCTTAAGACCAAAGTTTGAAGCAGTTCTGAATGAATTCGATAAGGAGCTTGCAGGACTTGAGATCGGTTCATGGATTAGACCGGTTGGTGGATATTTCATTTCATTTGATGCATTAGAGGGCTGTGCAAAGAAGATCGTAGCAATGTGTAAGGATGCAGGAGTTGTTCTGACAGGCGCAGGTGCAACATATCCATACGGTAAAGATCCAAAAGACAGCAATATCCGTATCGCACCATCCTTCCCATCTGTTGAGGAGATGGAAGCAGCTTCAAAGATCTTTGTTCTTTGTGTAAAGTTAGTCAGCATCGACAAATATCTGGGTGAAGAATAA
- the atpD gene encoding F0F1 ATP synthase subunit beta translates to MKNGKIVQVMGPVVDVEFPDNDLPNIKDALEVDNHGKKCIMEAAQHIGNNTVRCIMLAASEGLSRDMEVVPTGSGIKVPVGTDTLGRLFNVTGDTLDGGPNLADTEHWVIHRDPPSFEDQSPVVEILETGIKVIDLLAPYAKGGKIGLFGGAGVGKTVLIQELIQNVATEHGGYSIFTGVGERSREGNDLWTEMKESGVLSKTALVFGQMNEPPGARMRVAETGLTMAEYFRDVNHQDVLLFIDNIFRFVQAGSEVSSLLGRMPSAVGYQPTLANELGELQERIASTKSGSVTSVQAVYVPADDLTDPAPATTFAHLDATTVLSRKIVEQGIYPAVDPLESNSRILEVDVVGEEHYNVARGVQEILQKYRELQDIIAILGMEELSEEDKITVTRARKVQKFLSQPFHVAENFTGVPGKYVPLKETVKGFKAILDGEMDEYPEWAFFNVGGIEEVKEKAAKGQ, encoded by the coding sequence TTGAAAAACGGTAAAATAGTACAGGTCATGGGACCTGTTGTAGACGTAGAATTTCCGGATAATGATTTACCAAACATCAAGGATGCTCTGGAAGTTGATAATCATGGAAAGAAATGCATAATGGAAGCTGCACAGCACATCGGAAATAATACCGTCAGATGCATCATGCTGGCAGCAAGCGAGGGCTTATCCAGAGATATGGAGGTTGTTCCGACAGGATCAGGAATCAAGGTTCCGGTTGGTACAGATACCCTTGGCAGATTATTTAATGTAACCGGTGACACTCTGGACGGTGGACCGAATCTGGCAGATACAGAGCACTGGGTCATCCACAGAGATCCTCCGTCATTTGAGGATCAGAGCCCTGTTGTTGAGATTCTCGAAACAGGTATCAAGGTTATCGATCTTCTTGCCCCATATGCCAAAGGTGGTAAGATTGGTCTGTTCGGTGGTGCCGGTGTAGGTAAGACCGTTCTGATCCAGGAGCTGATCCAGAATGTAGCAACAGAGCATGGCGGATATTCTATCTTCACTGGTGTCGGTGAGCGTTCCAGAGAGGGTAATGACCTTTGGACAGAGATGAAAGAGTCAGGGGTATTGTCCAAGACAGCCTTAGTGTTTGGACAGATGAACGAGCCACCTGGAGCAAGAATGCGTGTTGCGGAAACAGGACTTACGATGGCAGAATATTTCCGTGACGTAAATCATCAGGATGTGTTATTATTTATAGATAATATCTTCCGTTTTGTACAGGCGGGATCAGAGGTTTCTTCCCTGCTTGGACGTATGCCATCCGCAGTTGGTTATCAGCCAACTCTGGCAAATGAGCTTGGTGAATTGCAGGAGCGAATCGCTTCTACAAAATCAGGATCCGTTACTTCCGTACAGGCAGTTTATGTGCCTGCCGATGACTTGACAGATCCGGCTCCGGCAACTACATTTGCACATCTGGATGCGACAACCGTTCTTTCCAGAAAGATCGTAGAACAGGGTATCTATCCTGCTGTTGATCCTCTGGAATCCAATTCCCGTATTCTGGAGGTGGACGTTGTCGGCGAAGAACATTATAATGTAGCCAGAGGCGTTCAGGAGATTCTTCAGAAATACAGAGAATTACAGGATATCATCGCAATTCTTGGTATGGAAGAATTATCAGAGGAAGATAAGATTACGGTTACAAGAGCACGTAAGGTGCAGAAGTTCTTATCACAGCCATTCCATGTAGCAGAGAACTTTACAGGTGTTCCGGGAAAATATGTACCTCTTAAAGAAACAGTAAAGGGCTTTAAGGCTATCTTAGACGGTGAGATGGATGAATATCCTGAGTGGGCATTCTTTAACGTAGGCGGAATCGAAGAAGTCAAAGAAAAAGCCGCAAAGGGACAGTAG
- a CDS encoding exonuclease domain-containing protein, which produces MEYIFVDFEMNQIDNSHPDELKICKNEIIEIGAVKLDDTYKEIDSFKTYVKPGITPVTSRITNLTGITNEMVDDAPDFAIAMDRFIAWGLSADVIYAWSENDLRQFNRERKLKSYNNPDAQKLASKWKDFQKEFARMLGTRRRLALSDAVFYLGEDFQGKEHDALWDARNTAEVFVLSKDREKFEKIMAPIMNAYKPKENMTYSIGDVFGNINLPE; this is translated from the coding sequence ATGGAGTATATATTTGTGGATTTTGAGATGAATCAGATCGATAATTCTCATCCCGATGAATTAAAAATTTGCAAAAATGAAATAATTGAAATAGGAGCTGTTAAGCTGGACGATACATATAAGGAGATTGATTCATTCAAGACTTATGTAAAGCCGGGAATTACGCCTGTGACATCCAGAATAACAAATCTTACCGGGATCACAAATGAGATGGTAGACGATGCACCGGATTTTGCGATTGCGATGGATCGGTTCATTGCATGGGGCTTAAGCGCGGATGTGATCTATGCATGGAGTGAGAATGATCTGCGGCAGTTCAACCGGGAACGCAAGTTAAAATCCTACAATAACCCGGATGCACAGAAGCTTGCATCCAAATGGAAGGATTTCCAGAAGGAATTTGCACGTATGCTTGGAACCAGAAGAAGACTGGCACTGTCAGATGCGGTATTCTATCTGGGAGAAGATTTTCAGGGAAAAGAGCATGATGCATTGTGGGATGCCAGAAATACAGCAGAAGTATTCGTTCTTTCAAAGGACAGGGAGAAGTTTGAGAAGATCATGGCTCCGATTATGAATGCTTATAAACCAAAAGAGAATATGACCTATTCCATAGGTGATGTATTTGGAAACATTAATCTGCCGGAATAA
- the atpG gene encoding ATP synthase F1 subunit gamma has product MASTKEIQNRIKSIKDTMKITNAMYMISSSKLKKAKKDLENTEPYFYTLQVSLARLLRHLPDMDHLYFENEDDEKKENPKRGYIVVTADKGMAGAYNHNIIKIAEEELANHPDSELYVVGQVGRHYFARKNVPVDIHFQYTAQNPSLHRARVIADKMLENYESGKIDEVYIIYTKMINSVTAEPEMIQLLPFRKIDFKISQADVYHEEIIIEPSPRAVMDRIVPNYITGFIYGALVESFCSEQNSRMMAMDSATRSAKDMLADLSIKYNRARQAAITQEITEVVGGAKALQNKK; this is encoded by the coding sequence TTGGCAAGTACCAAAGAAATCCAAAACAGAATAAAAAGCATTAAGGATACAATGAAGATCACAAATGCCATGTACATGATCTCTTCTTCCAAACTGAAAAAAGCGAAGAAGGATCTGGAGAATACGGAACCGTATTTCTATACTTTACAGGTTTCTCTGGCACGACTGTTACGACATCTTCCTGATATGGATCATCTTTATTTCGAAAATGAAGACGATGAAAAGAAGGAAAATCCGAAAAGAGGTTATATTGTGGTTACAGCCGATAAGGGCATGGCAGGTGCATATAACCATAATATCATTAAGATCGCAGAAGAAGAACTGGCAAATCACCCGGACAGCGAATTATATGTTGTCGGACAGGTGGGAAGACATTATTTTGCAAGGAAGAATGTGCCGGTTGATATTCATTTCCAGTATACAGCACAGAACCCAAGTCTTCACAGAGCAAGGGTTATTGCGGATAAGATGCTGGAAAACTATGAAAGCGGTAAGATCGATGAAGTCTATATCATTTATACGAAGATGATAAATAGTGTAACGGCAGAGCCGGAGATGATCCAGCTTCTTCCGTTCAGAAAGATAGATTTCAAGATCTCACAGGCGGATGTCTATCATGAGGAGATCATCATTGAACCTTCTCCGAGAGCGGTCATGGATCGAATTGTTCCGAATTATATTACAGGTTTCATATATGGAGCACTGGTTGAATCCTTCTGTAGTGAACAGAATTCCCGAATGATGGCAATGGATTCTGCAACCAGAAGTGCGAAAGATATGTTAGCTGATCTCAGTATTAAATACAACAGAGCCAGACAGGCTGCGATCACGCAGGAGATTACCGAGGTAGTTGGTGGTGCGAAGGCTCTGCAGAATAAGAAATAG
- a CDS encoding 1-acyl-sn-glycerol-3-phosphate acyltransferase, translated as MVRFFIVIISCFFLILYYVPKMSYYARHGEKYDEETCYRMAQVMIEHVKKRGRIETVASGMENLPTEGGYIMFANHQGKYDALGVISVHEKPCTYVMDAKRSHLFIVTQLCELLKAKRLDKTDLRQQVQVINDVATEVKAGRRYILFPEGGYDHNHNSLRGFLPGSFKIAQKAKCPIVPVVLYDSFKPFEGKSFRKVITQLHFLPPIPYETFADMKTYEIRDMVVSLIQNQLDKMESLNDW; from the coding sequence ATGGTTAGATTTTTTATAGTGATCATTTCCTGTTTTTTTCTGATTTTGTATTATGTTCCGAAGATGTCATATTATGCCAGACATGGTGAGAAATATGATGAGGAGACATGCTACAGAATGGCACAGGTTATGATCGAGCATGTAAAGAAAAGAGGGCGTATCGAGACGGTTGCATCCGGCATGGAGAATCTGCCGACAGAAGGCGGATATATCATGTTTGCAAATCATCAGGGCAAGTACGATGCACTTGGTGTTATAAGCGTACATGAAAAGCCATGCACATATGTAATGGATGCGAAGCGATCACATTTGTTTATCGTCACGCAGTTGTGTGAGCTGTTAAAGGCAAAGCGTCTGGATAAAACCGATCTCAGGCAGCAGGTTCAGGTAATTAATGACGTTGCGACAGAGGTCAAAGCGGGAAGACGATATATTCTTTTCCCGGAAGGCGGATATGACCATAACCATAATTCTCTGAGAGGTTTCCTGCCGGGAAGCTTCAAGATCGCACAGAAGGCAAAATGCCCGATCGTGCCGGTTGTATTATATGATTCATTTAAACCATTCGAAGGAAAATCTTTCCGAAAGGTTATTACACAGCTTCATTTTCTGCCACCGATCCCATATGAGACATTTGCAGATATGAAGACCTATGAGATAAGAGATATGGTAGTTTCACTGATCCAGAACCAGCTCGACAAGATGGAGAGCCTGAATGACTGGTAG
- a CDS encoding AI-2E family transporter — MELNNSNMKKLIKLIIITVLVVFCVFRFDKIYACGTWIIGLLMPFVIGFAIAFILNVPMKGFENLLFRNEKSRWYRFRRPVCMVLSIICVVLVIAFVITMLIPEVSRTVTAIGQQFPSTMEAIKNWAVNLAAGYPDIVDRIMEIDIAWDKVSESAINLIKNGSGSLLSSTFNFATSVVSGIVDFVVGLFFAIYILAQKENLKRQTKGLIYALFKEKTADKIIKTCVMADETFANFITGQCLEACILGLMFFVSMSVLSIPYALTVSVTIVVTALIPVFGAFIGCGVGAFLILVDDPKKVLVFLILFIVLQQVEGNLIYPHVVGGSVGLPSIWVLVAVIIGGDLMGILGMLIFVPLSSVLYALVKEFVLMRLREKGVAWEKYGEPYASSDDRWREKPRKRQQRRQSRRMKEKRSKENA; from the coding sequence TTGGAACTGAATAATTCGAATATGAAAAAGCTCATAAAACTGATCATTATAACTGTATTAGTCGTATTTTGCGTATTTCGTTTTGATAAAATCTATGCCTGCGGTACATGGATCATCGGGTTGCTTATGCCGTTCGTGATTGGATTTGCGATTGCGTTCATTCTGAATGTGCCGATGAAGGGATTTGAAAATCTGTTATTCCGAAATGAAAAAAGTAGATGGTATCGGTTCCGGAGACCGGTCTGTATGGTGCTTTCCATTATCTGCGTCGTTTTGGTGATTGCTTTTGTGATCACGATGCTGATACCGGAGGTCAGCCGGACAGTTACAGCGATCGGACAGCAGTTCCCGTCTACGATGGAGGCAATTAAGAATTGGGCGGTGAATCTGGCAGCGGGGTATCCGGATATCGTTGACCGGATCATGGAGATTGATATTGCATGGGATAAGGTGAGTGAGAGTGCGATCAATCTGATAAAGAATGGAAGCGGAAGCCTGTTGTCATCAACATTTAATTTTGCAACCTCTGTTGTCAGCGGTATAGTCGATTTTGTGGTTGGATTATTTTTCGCAATCTATATTCTGGCACAGAAGGAGAACTTGAAGCGTCAGACAAAGGGTCTGATATATGCGTTATTTAAAGAGAAAACAGCAGATAAGATCATCAAGACCTGCGTTATGGCAGATGAGACATTTGCAAATTTTATAACCGGACAGTGTCTGGAGGCATGTATTCTGGGCTTGATGTTCTTTGTATCCATGAGCGTCCTTAGTATTCCATATGCACTGACGGTCAGTGTTACGATTGTGGTAACGGCATTGATTCCGGTCTTTGGTGCATTTATTGGATGTGGTGTCGGTGCATTTCTCATTCTGGTTGACGATCCGAAGAAGGTATTGGTATTTCTGATCCTGTTTATCGTATTGCAGCAGGTCGAGGGAAATCTGATCTATCCGCATGTGGTGGGCGGGTCCGTCGGACTTCCATCTATATGGGTGTTGGTTGCCGTTATCATTGGCGGAGATCTGATGGGAATTCTCGGTATGCTGATATTTGTACCATTATCCTCTGTCTTATATGCACTGGTGAAGGAATTCGTACTTATGAGATTGCGGGAAAAGGGAGTCGCATGGGAAAAGTACGGAGAACCTTACGCTTCGTCGGATGATCGCTGGAGGGAGAAACCCCGGAAGCGGCAGCAGAGACGACAGTCCAGACGCATGAAAGAGAAAAGAAGCAAGGAAAATGCCTGA
- a CDS encoding MATE family efflux transporter, translated as MKNNSVQGKTDNTKDKAQENHVKMTQTPVPSLILRLSCSTVVSMLAGTTYNIVDMYFVSDLGNSAVAAVGVLFSVLAMIQAVGYTFGMGAGSRISRFLGEQKEQEAGRDALVAVLMSLIAGLILMGAGFLWQKPLVDFLGSTDTIETFALDYGFWILLTAPVMCVSYVLNNVLRAEGMPVWALVGIGSGAVLNAVLDPILVSGLELGIRGAGIATFCGQSVSLAIMLIVMLSGKSVIGFRGQKGKPFRQTAADITRTGIPSFFRQGLVCVATILLNRAAREYGDDVVAAISVSNKVFAILFAVMVGYGQGFAPVVGYNYGAKENDRVKKAITFTLLSQIIASAVAGVLVWIFASPIISLFGENAALDLGVLSLRMHAVSLPFMAVCLVSGMLFQAIGEIGKAILISSTRQGIFFLPLIWLLPMCFQETGVALTQGISDVLSGVFSLPFILVAIHMCKKQVGNSYNE; from the coding sequence ATGAAAAATAATAGTGTTCAAGGTAAAACTGACAATACGAAGGATAAGGCACAGGAGAATCATGTGAAAATGACACAGACTCCTGTGCCTTCTCTTATTCTGCGGCTGTCCTGTTCGACCGTTGTCAGTATGCTTGCCGGAACGACATACAATATCGTGGATATGTATTTTGTTTCAGATCTTGGAAACAGTGCAGTTGCGGCAGTTGGGGTTTTATTTTCGGTGCTTGCCATGATACAGGCGGTAGGGTATACATTTGGCATGGGTGCAGGTAGCAGAATATCCCGATTTTTAGGCGAGCAGAAGGAACAGGAGGCAGGCAGAGATGCACTGGTTGCGGTTTTAATGTCTCTGATTGCCGGGCTTATATTGATGGGAGCAGGTTTCCTGTGGCAGAAACCGCTGGTTGATTTTCTGGGATCGACGGATACGATCGAGACATTTGCATTAGACTATGGATTCTGGATCTTGCTTACAGCTCCGGTCATGTGTGTGTCGTATGTACTCAACAATGTTCTGCGGGCGGAAGGAATGCCCGTCTGGGCGTTAGTTGGAATTGGAAGCGGTGCTGTCTTAAATGCAGTTTTAGATCCGATTCTGGTGTCGGGTTTGGAGCTTGGAATCCGCGGAGCTGGAATTGCGACATTTTGTGGGCAGAGCGTAAGCCTTGCTATTATGTTGATCGTAATGTTGAGCGGGAAAAGCGTGATCGGATTCAGGGGGCAGAAAGGGAAGCCGTTCAGGCAGACGGCAGCCGATATTACGAGAACAGGTATTCCGTCTTTCTTCCGTCAGGGGCTGGTCTGCGTAGCAACGATCCTGCTGAACCGGGCGGCGAGAGAATATGGGGATGATGTGGTTGCTGCAATATCGGTATCGAATAAAGTATTTGCCATATTGTTTGCTGTTATGGTTGGCTATGGTCAGGGATTTGCGCCGGTGGTTGGCTACAACTATGGGGCAAAGGAAAATGACCGGGTAAAAAAGGCAATCACGTTTACACTTCTAAGCCAGATCATCGCATCGGCTGTTGCAGGTGTTCTTGTGTGGATATTTGCATCTCCGATCATCTCGTTATTTGGTGAAAATGCAGCACTTGATCTGGGCGTGCTTTCCCTTCGGATGCATGCGGTATCATTGCCATTTATGGCGGTGTGCCTGGTCAGCGGTATGTTATTTCAGGCAATAGGGGAGATCGGAAAAGCCATTCTCATATCATCCACCAGACAGGGAATCTTTTTCCTGCCATTGATCTGGCTTCTTCCAATGTGTTTTCAGGAAACAGGCGTGGCTCTTACACAGGGAATCTCCGATGTACTGTCAGGGGTATTTTCATTGCCGTTTATACTTGTGGCGATTCATATGTGTAAAAAACAGGTAGGAAATAGCTATAATGAATAA